A window of Pusillimonas sp. T7-7 contains these coding sequences:
- a CDS encoding peptidylprolyl isomerase, translating to MKLSRTHVAMVLGAGAVIGAGWLIASPSSQQAAPLSSAQAAITETGQPASAVATPPAASAAVASAMHAPAVARLGNVAVRQDEMEQLLRSLPPATRDQLKEDRPALDQWLRARLAEEALLAQAVAQGWKERPEIKQLTDAAERQVVLQTYLESVSQVPAAYPSQEELQAAYEANKAQFTTPAQYRVSQIFLVAPYQDAEAVAKMRKQAGELVKKARADKADFAALVKEHSQDEATAARGGDTGWAPLQQLVPEIRTSVAALDKGAVSEPIQSQAGFHILKLVDQRAPVTPELAQVQEQLREALRRQRKSTVAKAYLEGLVDAGTLSIDGATLNAAFDAVP from the coding sequence ATGAAGTTAAGTCGAACGCATGTGGCGATGGTTCTGGGTGCGGGCGCCGTTATTGGCGCAGGCTGGCTGATCGCGAGCCCTTCGTCGCAACAGGCGGCGCCGCTTTCCAGCGCGCAAGCGGCCATTACCGAAACCGGGCAACCCGCTTCGGCCGTCGCGACGCCGCCCGCAGCGTCCGCAGCCGTGGCTTCGGCCATGCACGCGCCCGCCGTGGCCCGTTTGGGCAACGTGGCGGTCAGGCAGGACGAAATGGAGCAACTGCTGCGCAGCTTGCCCCCCGCCACGCGCGACCAATTGAAAGAGGATCGTCCTGCGCTGGACCAGTGGCTGCGAGCCCGCTTGGCCGAAGAGGCGTTGTTGGCCCAGGCCGTGGCGCAAGGCTGGAAGGAGCGCCCCGAGATCAAGCAGCTCACGGATGCCGCCGAGCGGCAGGTGGTGCTGCAAACCTATTTGGAGTCGGTCAGCCAGGTGCCGGCCGCCTACCCATCGCAAGAAGAGCTGCAAGCCGCTTATGAGGCCAACAAGGCCCAGTTCACCACGCCGGCGCAGTATCGGGTCAGCCAGATATTCCTGGTCGCGCCTTATCAGGATGCTGAGGCCGTGGCCAAGATGCGCAAGCAGGCTGGCGAACTGGTCAAAAAAGCGCGCGCCGACAAGGCCGATTTCGCGGCACTGGTCAAGGAGCACTCGCAGGACGAAGCCACGGCCGCACGCGGCGGCGACACGGGTTGGGCGCCGCTGCAGCAACTGGTACCAGAAATACGGACCTCGGTGGCCGCACTGGATAAAGGCGCGGTGTCCGAGCCCATCCAGTCGCAGGCGGGCTTTCATATTCTGAAGCTGGTCGATCAGCGCGCGCCCGTTACGCCGGAGCTGGCACAGGTGCAAGAACAATTGCGCGAAGCGCTGCGCCGCCAGCGAAAAAGCACCGTAGCCAAAGCGTATCTCGAAGGTCTGGTCGATGCCGGCACCTTGAGCATCGATGGCGCCACGCTGAATGCTGCTTTCGACGCAGTACCGTAA
- a CDS encoding MbcA/ParS/Xre antitoxin family protein, translated as MNEQDRGKVLRGCLDKRMLATLGTAYPAQGRQYTHLTPRIVAALGEIQSLSQIELPLLPTEDLGTLDRTDVTALYRMLRTVYLAELVFGDACRARDWLCAPKRRLRGRVPLLIAGHLEHAHRLEHWLMEIDEGCRL; from the coding sequence ATGAACGAGCAGGACAGGGGCAAGGTGCTGCGCGGTTGTCTGGACAAGCGCATGCTCGCCACATTGGGCACGGCTTATCCGGCGCAGGGCCGCCAATACACGCACCTGACGCCGCGTATCGTGGCGGCGCTCGGCGAAATCCAGTCGCTCAGCCAGATTGAGTTGCCGCTGCTGCCCACCGAGGACCTCGGGACGCTGGATCGCACCGATGTCACGGCTTTGTACCGGATGCTGCGCACCGTGTATTTGGCAGAGTTGGTTTTTGGGGATGCGTGCCGTGCACGGGATTGGCTGTGTGCTCCCAAGCGGCGGCTGCGCGGCAGGGTGCCGCTGCTGATTGCCGGGCATTTGGAACACGCGCATCGATTGGAGCATTGGTTGATGGAGATCGACGAAGGATGTCGCCTGTAA
- a CDS encoding RES family NAD+ phosphorylase: protein MTLWRLCNGTQFWDNHNAGGRWYPPGRGVIALDPTPAAALCAALAFAEVAHPRLLPSGYRLHQLEVPQEATLPVQAPRRWHSDLQLTRALGQDWLDTGKSLLLCVPTVHGGYQYLLNTRHPDAQKCRLQASFSYPFGQSVAQVQSLLSEDAEWLAVLEANEVQAPA, encoded by the coding sequence ATGACCCTTTGGCGTTTGTGCAATGGCACGCAGTTTTGGGACAACCACAATGCCGGTGGGCGTTGGTACCCGCCCGGACGTGGCGTGATTGCGCTGGATCCCACGCCGGCCGCGGCCCTGTGCGCCGCCTTGGCGTTTGCCGAAGTCGCGCATCCGCGTCTTTTGCCCAGCGGCTATCGATTGCATCAGCTTGAGGTACCTCAGGAGGCGACATTGCCTGTGCAAGCGCCACGCCGCTGGCACAGTGACCTGCAATTGACGCGCGCGCTTGGCCAGGATTGGCTCGATACGGGAAAGTCCCTGTTGCTTTGCGTGCCCACAGTGCATGGCGGCTATCAATACTTGTTGAATACCCGTCACCCTGATGCGCAAAAATGCCGACTGCAGGCCAGTTTTTCCTACCCGTTTGGCCAGAGCGTGGCGCAGGTGCAATCTCTATTGAGCGAGGACGCTGAATGGCTGGCGGTGCTGGAGGCCAATGAAGTCCAGGCGCCGGCTTGA
- a CDS encoding serine protease: protein MIRCHMVRGAFALALTVCMGHAGAQPGRGVSRPALDAHASGILLNASGDVLTARHAVANCDALFVVKDARVVPVHIKAASITQDLAVLATPIKPYLSATFPSDAALAARSQPVFADGYNALRRMPDRASVVFNAITAPATGELSLLSPAQPGASGSAVLGAGGLLLGMVTERVAVDGTSSGTVPLSRAGSTRSNTVAGRVKAVATADITAFLRAHDIAYTQSDAPQLGSLQAQAPRAATLSVGVICG, encoded by the coding sequence GTGATCAGATGCCATATGGTTCGGGGTGCATTTGCGCTTGCCTTGACGGTGTGCATGGGTCATGCCGGCGCACAGCCGGGCCGGGGGGTATCAAGGCCGGCCTTGGACGCCCATGCCAGTGGCATTCTATTGAACGCGTCGGGCGACGTGCTGACGGCACGGCACGCCGTGGCCAATTGTGACGCATTGTTCGTGGTCAAGGACGCGCGCGTGGTGCCTGTACACATCAAGGCCGCCAGCATCACGCAAGACCTGGCGGTGCTGGCCACGCCGATCAAACCGTATCTGAGTGCCACGTTTCCCTCCGATGCCGCCTTGGCCGCGCGCAGTCAGCCGGTGTTTGCCGACGGCTATAACGCGCTGCGCCGCATGCCTGACCGGGCCAGTGTGGTTTTCAATGCCATTACGGCGCCGGCCACCGGCGAGCTGTCGCTGCTGTCGCCCGCGCAGCCGGGCGCCAGTGGCAGCGCGGTGCTGGGCGCGGGCGGCTTGCTGCTGGGCATGGTCACCGAGCGGGTGGCGGTGGATGGGACCAGCTCGGGCACTGTGCCGTTGAGCAGGGCGGGCAGCACGCGCAGCAATACGGTGGCAGGGCGCGTCAAGGCCGTTGCCACCGCAGACATTACGGCGTTCTTGCGGGCGCATGATATTGCATACACCCAAAGCGACGCCCCGCAGTTGGGGAGCTTGCAGGCGCAGGCGCCGCGCGCCGCCACTTTGTCGGTGGGCGTGATCTGCGGCTAA
- a CDS encoding STN domain-containing protein, giving the protein MAVLLPCSRTAAVLISMLGLAASISKAATPVVGQLSVPVRAAHAGAPQSFVFSMSPEPLHDALQQYSRITGVSVLYDTGYVADKNSSSVHGAYSSREALERLVAGTGLQVRYASTRAFTLMPKPEPERNRAARSPLNPARQQYFGRLQSRILDVLCADPAIEAGRYRLVLRFGVGTDYKIGPLQVVASGRSELEPAIHAALSGLDVGAAPPAAFEQPATMLITPQSARRYGACPP; this is encoded by the coding sequence GTGGCTGTGCTCTTGCCTTGTTCGCGCACTGCTGCGGTGCTGATCAGCATGCTCGGATTGGCTGCGTCAATCTCCAAGGCAGCCACCCCTGTTGTTGGGCAGTTGTCCGTGCCGGTTCGGGCCGCTCATGCCGGGGCGCCGCAGTCCTTCGTCTTCAGTATGTCGCCTGAACCCTTGCACGACGCGCTTCAGCAGTACAGCCGCATTACGGGCGTGTCGGTGCTTTACGACACGGGCTACGTTGCCGACAAAAATTCATCTTCCGTGCATGGCGCCTATTCGTCTCGCGAGGCGTTGGAACGACTGGTGGCAGGCACCGGGCTGCAGGTGCGTTATGCCTCGACCCGAGCCTTTACCTTGATGCCCAAGCCAGAGCCCGAGCGAAATCGGGCCGCCCGGTCGCCGTTGAACCCGGCACGGCAACAGTACTTCGGCCGCCTGCAGTCGCGCATTTTAGATGTGTTGTGTGCCGATCCGGCCATTGAAGCGGGTCGCTACAGATTGGTGCTGCGCTTTGGCGTCGGCACTGATTACAAAATAGGCCCGTTGCAGGTTGTCGCGAGCGGTCGATCAGAGTTGGAGCCGGCCATACACGCCGCGCTGTCGGGGCTGGACGTGGGGGCGGCGCCTCCGGCCGCTTTTGAGCAGCCTGCGACCATGCTGATCACTCCCCAATCTGCGCGACGCTATGGGGCGTGCCCGCCATGA
- a CDS encoding RNA polymerase sigma factor: protein MSGKGLAQFARLLTERYETLKSQVARRLGSSSDMAGDVLHDAYVRLAGQDNLSEVRYPQSYLVNTAVHVAIDKIRSDARMLSAAEVGAFFDVEDSAPGPVQTAQARDELARMFKVLDSLPPRQCDILVSARVHDVSRIDLAKRWGISVRLVGRELQTAHEFCFRAMKELEEK from the coding sequence ATGAGCGGCAAAGGGTTGGCGCAGTTCGCCAGGCTCTTGACCGAGCGTTACGAAACGCTTAAGTCGCAGGTGGCTCGCCGCTTGGGTTCCTCGTCAGATATGGCCGGCGACGTGTTGCATGATGCCTATGTACGTTTGGCTGGGCAGGATAACCTGAGCGAAGTGCGCTATCCCCAGTCTTATCTGGTCAATACCGCCGTGCATGTGGCCATCGACAAGATTCGCAGCGATGCGCGCATGCTTAGCGCAGCGGAGGTAGGCGCTTTTTTCGACGTCGAAGACAGTGCGCCCGGCCCTGTGCAAACCGCGCAGGCGCGGGACGAGCTTGCGCGCATGTTCAAAGTGCTCGACAGCCTGCCGCCGCGCCAGTGCGATATTCTGGTGTCCGCGCGCGTGCATGACGTCTCTCGCATCGATCTGGCTAAACGCTGGGGCATTTCCGTTCGTTTGGTTGGCCGTGAACTGCAGACGGCTCACGAATTTTGTTTTCGCGCGATGAAAGAATTAGAAGAAAAGTAA
- a CDS encoding FecR domain-containing protein — translation MIRDLTGNEVSVERRAAIKAEADAWARELATGRPTTQDGEIFRRWRAQSPLHEQAWVQAARDWRKLGSIAQAYDAQRSATAARSASPRMGRRVFLGAAASAFGALAVVAVVRPPLGLWPSWTELGADYRTATGQQQELALDGRIQVLMNTQTSLNVQTSGQSARLELLAGEAAVSARQGSACEIWAGDGHISLTSGDIEVRRMQGDQVRVRCTQGGAQLSHPFGVASLQANQALTYDSRHLGAPVDIQPEPSAWRQGMVVFHNLPLDEAVQEINRYRPGRVVLMNDALAQRRLSARFEVGALDEAITLIEQLYQAKVRRVGDVVVLT, via the coding sequence ATGATCCGTGACTTGACCGGTAATGAGGTGTCTGTTGAACGGCGCGCGGCGATCAAGGCCGAGGCCGATGCCTGGGCGCGTGAGCTGGCCACGGGTCGGCCTACCACCCAAGATGGCGAGATTTTTAGGCGCTGGCGCGCGCAAAGTCCCTTGCATGAACAAGCTTGGGTGCAGGCGGCGCGCGACTGGCGCAAGCTGGGTAGTATTGCGCAAGCCTACGACGCGCAGCGCAGTGCCACGGCGGCCCGATCAGCGTCGCCGCGTATGGGGCGGCGCGTGTTCCTGGGCGCCGCGGCCTCGGCGTTTGGCGCCTTGGCCGTTGTCGCTGTCGTGCGGCCCCCCTTGGGGCTATGGCCCTCGTGGACCGAACTTGGCGCCGATTATCGAACCGCCACCGGCCAGCAGCAAGAGCTTGCCCTGGACGGTCGGATACAGGTCCTCATGAATACGCAGACGAGCCTGAATGTGCAAACGTCCGGTCAATCCGCGCGTTTGGAGCTGCTGGCCGGCGAGGCCGCCGTATCGGCGCGGCAGGGCAGCGCATGTGAAATATGGGCGGGCGATGGCCACATCAGCCTGACATCGGGTGATATAGAAGTGCGCCGCATGCAGGGCGATCAGGTCAGGGTGCGCTGCACGCAGGGTGGCGCACAGCTAAGCCATCCATTCGGCGTGGCCTCCTTGCAGGCAAACCAGGCACTGACGTATGACAGCCGGCACCTGGGTGCGCCCGTTGACATCCAGCCCGAGCCCAGCGCATGGCGTCAAGGCATGGTGGTGTTTCATAATTTACCCCTGGACGAAGCGGTTCAAGAGATCAACCGTTATCGACCCGGACGGGTGGTGCTGATGAACGACGCACTGGCGCAGCGGCGCCTAAGCGCCCGTTTCGAAGTGGGTGCGCTGGATGAGGCCATCACTCTGATTGAGCAGTTGTACCAGGCCAAGGTACGCCGCGTAGGCGATGTGGTGGTGTTGACCTGA